One Salvelinus sp. IW2-2015 unplaced genomic scaffold, ASM291031v2 Un_scaffold4093, whole genome shotgun sequence DNA window includes the following coding sequences:
- the LOC112076857 gene encoding integrin alpha-1-like — METPPLKLRVMYPYLSPSENILLYLTHVTSSQDVRCHVRDLINPLKINNNNTHTINPKKETLSVFLVGCKDHPCKSFICSIPHVNNSQVNVTFRVWKPTFIKAEFSSLHMVVNATLENLNTDLFVLSATNYARDVKIQVSKEALGGIPLWIIIVSILIGLMILALVIFALWKAGFFKEKIIEDMEEREMKD, encoded by the exons ATGGAGACTCCTCCTCTAAAGCTGAGGGTGATGTACCCGTACCTATCACCTAGTGAGAACATCCTGCTATACCTGACACATGTCACCTCCTCACAG GATGTGAGATGTCACGTCAGGGACCTGATTAACCCTTTaaagatcaacaacaacaacacgcaCACCATCAATCCTAAAAAAGAGACCCTCAGTGTCTTTCTGGTG GGCTGTAAGGACCACCCGTGTAAGTCATTTATCTGCTCCATCCCACATGTCAACAACAGCCAGGTCAATGTTACCTTCCGGGTATGGAAGCCCACCTTTATCAAA GCAGAGTTCTCCAGCCTTCATATGGTTGTTAATGCCACTCTGGAGAACCTGAACACGGATCTCTTCGTGTTGAGTGCCACCAATTACGCCAGAGAT GTGAAGATCCAGGTCTCTAAAGAGGCTTTGGGAGGTATACCCCTGTGGATCATTATAGTCAGTATCCTAATAGGACTGATGATTCTGGCACTGGTCATCTTCGCTCTAtggaag GCTGGATTTTTCAAAGAGAAAATCATAGAGGACATGGAGGAACGGGAAATGAAGGATTAA
- the LOC112076856 gene encoding immunoglobulin superfamily containing leucine-rich repeat protein 2: MASWRLVSLLAVWTVVLGLAQCCPEPCSCLDKYAHQFADCAYKDLLLVPVGLPFNVTTLSLSANKIKLLKAKSFSNVTQVTSLWLAHNEIVTMERDTLAPLIQLRNLDLSYNKIISFPWEDLANLTALQLLKMNNNEMINLPKDAFSTLKDLRSLRINNNRFTTIVQGTFTSLSSMSHLQIYNNPFTCSCSLEWLRDWITESKISVPEQDSIVCEAPEHLQGALVTKMPKLDCKAPTVSITYQPNLDNTELYEGFMVILNCETKGNPKPEVSWEVVNAGNQKFTFSLPSEVSEKSDSPINDKTTNGRFLVFQNGTLIIPXMSKXEDGNYSCSAVNDLGKADSTAKVVVAGTKKQATNSMLDTTVDKILRPSGGNKPGPKMTNNVINWPKSDSEKTKNVPTGSSVKHADGSVQAGEGSEELPFTSKCGVSDGTQYISNHAFNLSLDQLKQYTFDFGVIALEVSETEAKVQLNPLQLPNSKNNLHLSHNENLETVNKEPFSLYQASTKTPLDMLYLCFNXGNGHSVVQWSRIEEGINXYKFQGLXPGTNYTLCLTYGGQDCQVQVVFTTRKKIPSLLIIVVVSTFLLVLATIPLLGATCCHLLYKYQGKTYKLIMKAAQKNPDPMEKQMVGGDFDPRASFVELEKNFNPSEMEDGEDGEDGEDADGEEVEGSIVTESIPGSTSKFEVGSEYSDRLPLGAEAVNISEDGNGNYKEPSR, encoded by the exons ATGGCGTCATGGCGGCTGGTCAGTCTCCTGGCGGTGTGGACTGTTGTGTTGGGTCTGGCYCAGTGTTGCCCAGARCCCTGTAGCTGTCTGGATAAATACGCCCACCAGTTCGCTGACTGTGCCTACAAAGACCTGCTGCTGGTGCCCGTAGGCCTCCCATTTAACgtcaccaccctctctctctccgccaacAAGATCAAACTCCTGAAGGCCAAGAGCTTTAGTAACGTCACCCAG GTGACCTCCCTATGGCTGGCCCACAACGAAATTGTGACCATGGAGAGGGACACTCTGGCCCCGCTGATCCAGCTGCGAAACCTGGATCTCAGCTACAACAAGATCATCAGCTTCCCCTGGGAGGACCTGGCCAACCTCACCGCTCTTCAGCTGCTCAAGATGAACAACAACGAGATGATCAACCTCCCTAAAGATGCCTTCTCCACTCTCAAAGACCTGAGGTCCCTGAGGATCAACAACAACAGGTTCACKACCATCGTCCAGGGGACCTTCACCTCTCTGAGCTCCATGTCTCACCTTCAGATCTACAACAACCCCTTCACCTGCTCCTGCAGTCTGGAGTGGCTGAGAGACTGGATCACGGAGTCTAAGATCTCTGTCCCAGAGCAGGACTCTATCGTCTGCGAGGCCCCAGARCATCTGCAAGGGGCCCTGGTGACCAAGATGCCCAAACTGGACTGCAAGGCCCCGACGGTGTCCATCACCTaccagccaaacctggacaacactGAGCTATACGAAGGGTTTATGGTGATCCTCAATTGTGAGACCAAGGGCAACCCCAAACCAGAGGTCAGCTGGGAGGTAGTGAACGCAGGGAACCAGAAGTTCACATTCAGTTTGCCCTCTGAGGTTAGCGAGAAAAGCGACTCACCAATCAACGATAAAACTACCAACGGCCGGTTCYTGGTCTTCCAGAACGGCACTCTGATCATCCCCCRTATGAGCAAGARGGAGGATGGGAACTACAGCTGCTCAGCTGTCAACGACCTCGGTAAAGCAGACAGCACAGCGAAGGTAGTAGTGGCGGGCACCAAGAAACAAGCCACTAACTCCATGCTGGACACCACAGTAGATAAGATCCTCCGTCCGTCYGGTGGAAACAAGCCGGGGCCTAAGATGACCAACAACGTCATCAACTGGCCCAAGTCCGACTCTGAGAAGACCAAGAACGTCCCAACTGGGTCGTCTGTTAAACACGCCGATGGCTCAGTGCAGGCTGGCGAGGGCTCAGAGGAGCTGCCGTTTACCAGTAAGTGTGGCGTCAGCGATGGCACACAGTACATCTCCAACCACGCATTCAACCTCAGTCTGGACCAGCTGAAGCAGTACACCTTTGATTTCGGCGTCATCGCGTTGGAAGTGTCCGAGACCGAGGCCAAAGTGCAGCTCAACCCTCTGCAGCTCCCTAACAGTAAGAACAACCTTCACCTCAGCCACAACGAGAACCTAGAGACCGTCAACAAAGAGCCGTTCAGCCTCTATCAAGCCTCAACCAAAACCCCTCTGGACATGCTCTATCTGTGTTTTAACAMTGGTAATGGACACTCTGTGGTGCAGTGGTCCCGGATAGAGGAAGGGATCAACRCCTATAAGTTCCAGGGCCTACAMCCAGGCACKAACTACACCCTGTGTCTGACCTACGGAGGGCAGGACTGTCAGGTCCAGGTAGTCTTCACAACCAGGAAGAAGATTCCTTCTCTGTTAATCATAGTGGTGGTTAGTACCTTCCTGTTGGTGCTGGCTACAATCCCTCTGCTGGGAGCCACCTGCTGTCATCTCTTATACAAGTACCAGGGAAAGACTTATAAACTCATCATGAAGGCGGCGCAGAAGAACCCAGATCCAATGGAGAAACAAATGGTCGGAGGTGATTTCGACCCCCGGGCGTCCTTTGTCGAGTTGGAAAAGAATTTCAACCCGAGTGAAATGGAAGACGGAGAGGACGGAGAGGACGGAGAGGACGCCgacggggaggaggtggaggggagcaTCGTTACCGAGTCCATTCCAGGTTCTACGTCTAAATTCGAGGTGGGCTCTGAGTACAGCGATAGATTACCGTTGGGGGCGGAGGCGGTGAATATCTCTGAAGACGGAAACGGTAATTACAAAGAGCCGAGTCGCTGA